In one Oryza glaberrima chromosome 2, OglaRS2, whole genome shotgun sequence genomic region, the following are encoded:
- the LOC127763287 gene encoding protein ACCUMULATION AND REPLICATION OF CHLOROPLASTS 6, chloroplastic, producing the protein MEGFHNLLARPNSAPFAFSLPRPRPRPRRRPPPHPSAACRAASRWAERLFADFHLLPTAAPSDPPSPAPAPAAAPSASPFVPLFPDAAERSLPLQVDFYKVLGAEPHFLGDGIRRAFEARIAKPPQYGYSTDALVGRRQMLQIAHDTLMNQNSRTQYDRALSENREEALTMDIAWDKVPGVLCALQEAGEALAVLVTGEQLLLDRPPKRFKQDVVLAMALAYVDLSRDAMAASPPDVIGCCEVLERALKLLQEDGASNLAPDLLSQIDETLEEITPRCVLELLSLPIDTEHHKKRQEGLQGARNILWSVGRGGIATVGGGFSREAFMNEAFLRMTSIEQMDFFSKTPNSIPPEWFEIYNVALAHVAQAIISKRPQFIMMADDLFEQLQKFNIGSHYAYDNEMDLALERAFCSLLVGDVSKCRMWLGIDNESSPYRDPKILEFIVTNSSISEENDLLPGLCKLLETWLIFEVFPRSRDTRGMQFRLGDYYDDPEVLSYLERMEGGGASHLAAAAAIAKLGAQATAALGTVKSNAIQAFNKVFPLIEQLDRSAMENTKDGPGGSLENFDQENAPAHDSRNAALKIISAGALFALLAVIGAKYLPRKRPLSAIRSEHGSVAVANSVDSTDDPALDEDPVHIPRMDAKLAEDVVRKWQSIKSKALGPEHSVASLQEVLDGNMLKVWTDRAAEIERHGWFWEYTLSDVTIDSITISLDGRRATVEATIEEAGQLTDVTEPRNNDSYDTKYTTRYEMAFSKLGGWKITEGAVLKS; encoded by the exons aTGGAGGGCTTCCACAACCTCCTCGCCCGCCCCAACTCGGCGCCATTCGccttctccctccctcgcccgcgcccgcgcccgcgccgcaggccgccgcctcacccctccgccgcctgccgcgccgcgagCCGCTGGGCCGAACGCCTCTTCGCCGACTTtcacctcctccccaccgccgcgccctccgACCCGCCGtccccggccccggccccggccgccgcgccctccgcctcccccttcgTCCCGCTcttccccgacgccgccgaACGCTCCCTCCCGCTCCAAGTCGATTTCTACAAG GTTCTAGGGGCAGAGCCACATTTCCTTGGCGATGGCATCAGGAGGGCGTTCGAGGCACGGATAGCCAAGCCACCGCAGTATGGCTACAGCACGGATGCTCTTGTTGGTCGTCGACAAATGCTGCAGATTGCCCATGACACTCTCATGAACCAGAACTCCCGCACTCAGTATGATCGTGCGCTTTCTGAGAACCGTGAAGAAGCTCTCACCATGGATATTGCTTGGGACAAG GTTCCAGGTGTGTTGTGTGCGCTTCAGGAGGCTGGGGAGGCACTTGCTGTGCTTGTAACTGGAGAACAGTTGCTTCTGGATCGGCCACCCAAGCGCTTCAAGCAGGACGTGGTGCTAGCGATGGCTCTGGCTTATGTGGATCTATCAAGGGATGCTATGGCAGCAAGCCCTCCAGATGTAATTGGCTGCTGCGAGGTGCTCGAGAGGGCTCTCAAGCTCTTGCAG GAAGATGGAGCAAGCAATCTCGCACCTGATCTGCTTTCACAGATTGATGAAACTCTTGAGGAGATTACACCTCGCTGTGTATTGGAGCTTCTCTCCCTTCCTATTGACACAGAGCATCATAAGAAGCGCCAAGAAGGGCTTCAAGGTGCGAGAAACATTTTGTGGAGCGTTGGCAGAGGAGGTATTGCTACCGTTGGAGGAGGATTTTCTCGTGAAGCCTTCATGAACGAGGCTTTTTTGAGGATGACATCAATTGAACAG ATGgatttcttttcaaaaacaCCGAATAGCATACCTCCTGAATGGTTTGAAATTTACAATGTAGCACTTGCACATGTCGCTCAAGCAATTATAAGTAAAAGGCCACAATTCATCATGATGGCGGATGATCTTTTTGAACAACTCCAGAAGTTCAACATAGGTTCTCATTATGCTTATGATAATGAGATGGACCTTGCATTGGAAAGGGCATTCTGCTCATTGCTAGTCGGAGATGTTAGCAAGTGCAGAATGTGGCTTGGAATTGATAATGAGTCTTCACCATACAGAGACCCCAAAATTCTAGAGTTTATTGTGACCAACTCTAGCATCAGTGAAGAGAATGATCTTCTTCCAGGGCTGTGCAAGCTTTTGGAGACTTGGCTTATCTTTGAGGTTTTTCCTAGGAGCAGAGATACTCGGGGCATGCAGTTCAGACTTGGAGATTACTACGATGATCCAGAAGTTTTAAGCTACCTAGAAAGGATGGAGGGTGGTGGTGCTTCTCatttggctgctgctgctgctattgcAAAACTTGGTGCTCAAGCTACAGCTGCACTTGGTACTGTGAAATCAAATGCTATTCAAGCGTTCAACAAGGTTTTTCCATTGATAGAACAGTTAGACAGGTCAGCCATGGAAAATACTAAAGATGGCCCTGGGGGATCTCTTGAAAATTTTGACCAGGAAAATGCACCTGCTCATGATTCGAGAAATGCCGCCTTGAAGATTATCTCTGCTGGCGCACTGTTTGCACTGTTGGCAGTAATTGGGGCCAAATATTTGCCTCGTAAGAGGCCCCTTTCTGCTATTAGGAGTGAGCATGGATCTGTGGCAGTTGCTAATAGTGTCGACTCTACTGATG ATCCTGCACTAGATGAAGATCCAGTACATATTCCTAGAATGGATGCGAAGCTGGCAGAAGATGTTGTTCGCAAGTGGCAGAGTATCAAATCTAAGGCCTTGGGACCAGAACATTCTGTTGCATCATTGCAAGAG GTTCTTGATGGCAACATGCTAAAGGTGTGGACTGACCGAGCAGCGGAGATTGAGCGTCATGGGTGGTTCTGGGAGTATACACTATCCGATGTGACGATTGATAGCATCACTATCTCCCTAGATGGTCGACGAGCGACTGTGGAGGCTACGATTGAGGAGGCAGGCCAACTTACTGATGTTACTGAGCCCAGAAACAATGATTCATATGACACAAAATACACTACCCGGTATGAGATGGCCTTCTCCAAGCTAGGAGGGTGGAAGATAACGGAAGGAGCAGTCCTCAAGTCGTAG
- the LOC127764439 gene encoding ribosomal RNA small subunit methyltransferase, chloroplastic isoform X2, translating into MVALPSLSPPPPRPSPSPATPRRRPPPPPPPHATPSHRVRSRPATVVSAASGVTDGYHSTIRSLNSRGRHVPRKSLGQNYMLNSKVNEELVAAAGVEEGDVVLEIGPGTGSLTAALLDAGATVFAVEKDKHMATLVNDRFGSTEQLKIIEEDITKFNVRSHLLPFLEEKSHHTRKYAKVVSNLPFNVSTEVVKLLLPMGDVFSVMVLLLQDETALRFADASIQTPEYRPINVFVNFYSEPEYKFKVERTNFFPQPKVDGAVISFKLKNSGDYPPVGSHKGELCFQWEAQDAS; encoded by the exons ATGGTGGCGCTTCCTTCCTtatccccaccgccaccgcgtccttccccgtctccggccacacctcgccgccggccacctccgccgccgccgcctcatgcTACCCCTTCACACCGCGTCCGGAGCCGGCCTGCCACCGTCGTGTCCGCCGCCTCCGGTGTCACCGACGGCTACCACTCCACCATCCGCTCCCTCAACTCCCGCGGCCGCCACGTCCCCCGCAAATCCCTCGGCCAG AACTACATGCTGAACTCGAAGGTGAACGAggagctggtggcggcggcgggggtggaggagggggacgtCGTGCTCGAGATCGGCCCGGGGACTGGGTCTCTTACGGCCGCTCTCCTCGATGCCGGCGCCACCGTCTTCGCCGTAGAGAAG GATAAGCATATGGCCACCCTTGTGAATGATAGGTTTGGATCCACAGAACAATTGAAG ATCATTGAAGAAGATATCACAAAATTTAATGTCCGctcccatcttcttcctttcctGGAGGAAAAATCCCATCACACGAGAAAATATGCCAAG GTGGTGTCAAATTTACCATTCAATGTAAGTACTGAAGTTGTCAAACTTCTTCTCCCAATGGGAGATGTCTTTTCTGTCATGGTGCTTTTGCTTCAG GATGAAACGGCATTGCGCTTTGCAGATGCTTCAATACAAACACCAGAGTACCGACCTATCAATGTGTTTGTGAATTTCTACTCAG AACCAGAATACAAGTTCAAAGTTGAGAGGACAAATTTTTTCCCTCAACCGAAG GTTGATGGTGCTGTTATAAGCTTTAAGCTAAAGAATTCAGGGGATTATCCACCAGTTGGTTCTCACAAAG GTGAACTCTGCTTTCAATGGGAAGCGCAAGATGCTTCGTAA
- the LOC127761937 gene encoding calcium-binding protein KIC-like — MNHHQQIRSTTAAEQQEASAGGGGGEEYEDLMPVMAGRLGAEGLLSELRAGFRLLADPARGAITAESLRRSAASVLGLGGGGGEMTVEEAAAMVREGDQDGDGALSEAEFCVLMVRLSPGIMGDAEGWLEEAIADELLRSPPPPPPA; from the coding sequence ATGAACCATCACCAGCAGATTCGatccacgacggcggcggagcagcaggAGGCGtctgccggaggcggcggcggcgaggagtacGAGGACCTGATGCCGGTGATGGCCGGGCGGCTGGGCGCGGAGGGCCTGCTGTCGGAGCTCCGCGCCGGgttccgcctcctcgccgacccGGCGAGGGGCGCCATCACCGCGGAGAGCCtgcggcggagcgcggcgagcgtGCTGggcctgggcggcggcggcggcgagatgacggtggaggaggcggcggccatggtgcgGGAGGGCGAccaggacggcgacggcgcgctgAGCGAGGCGGAGTTCTGCGTGCTGATGGTGCGGCTCAGCCCCGGCATCATGGGCGACGCCGAGGGATGGCTCGAGGAGGCcatcgccgacgagctcctccgctcgccgccgccgccgccgccggcctag
- the LOC127763289 gene encoding uncharacterized protein LOC127763289 — MFDIDATPHYSSRLVSLPLPTSPARFHHSALSPPYPRPHLTISPTTSRTPANTTATMMAAPLAAVRAIITCSASNKNNPPSARQQQQTTTTTATRGSPAALPSLLRTTAAAAATAALALAPPDALAAGGEFGILEGRSVALLHPLVMGGLFAYTLWAGYLGWQWRRVRTIQDEINELKKQLKPAAAAATPAAVAAGDSSSSSSSPPPSAPKSPVEIKIDELTEERKKLIKGSFRDRHFNAGSILLGLGVTESVGGALNTWFRTGKLFPGPHLFAGATITVLWAAAAALVPAMQKGNETARSLHIALNAINVLLFIWQIPTGLEIVGKVFEFTTWP; from the exons ATGTTCGATATCGACGCAACACCACACTACTCTTCTCGTCTcgtctccctccccctccccacctcGCCCGCTCGTTTCCACCACTCCGCTCTCTCCCCTCCTTATCCCCGTCCTCACCTCACCATTTCACCAACCACCTCGCGTACTCCGGCCAACACCACGGCGACCATGAtggccgcgccgctcgccgccgtccgcgccatCATCACCTGCTCCGCCTCCAACAAGAACAACCCCCCCAGCgccaggcagcagcagcagacgacgacgacgacggcgacgcgtggCTCGCCTGCTGCCCTGCCGTCGTTGctgaggacgacggcggcggcggcggcgacggcggcgctggcgctggcgccgccggaCGCGCTGGCCGCGGGCGGCGAGTTCGGGATCCTCGAGGGCCGGAGCGTCGCGCTGCTGCACCCGCTCGTCATGGGCGGCCTCTTCGCCTACACGCTCTGGGCGGGGTACCTCGGGTGGCAGTGGCGCAGGGTGCGCACCATCCAGGACGAGATCAACGAGCTCAAGAAGCAGCtcaagcccgccgccgccgccgccacgcccgccgccgtcgccgccggtgactcctcctcctcctcctcctcacctccccCTTCCGCACCCAAGTCGCCTGTCGAAATCAAGATCGACGAACTCACCGAG GAGAGGAAGAAGCTGATCAAGGGATCGTTCCGGGACCGGCATTTCAACGCCGGCTCCATCCTGCTCGGGCTGGGGGTCACCGAGTCCGTCGGCGGCGCGCTCAACACGTGGTTCCGCACCGGCAAGCTCTTCCCGGGGCCGCACCTCTTCGCCGGCGCCACCATCACCGTGCTctgggccgccgcggcggcgctggtccCGGCGATGCAGAAGGGGAACGAGACGGCGCGGAGCCTGCACATCGCGCTCAACGCCATCAACGTCCTCCTCTTCATCTGGCAGATCCCCACCGGCCTCGAGATCGTCGGCAAGGTCTTCGAGTTCACCACATGGCCATGA
- the LOC127762870 gene encoding serine/arginine-rich splicing factor RS41-like isoform X1, which produces MMPYFYDQHCTLLCVALSSPVRLQFPTPIQPCQPHGRLETSGGFAFVYMEDERDADEAIHRLDRIEFGRKGRRLRVEWTKEDRSGGRRGNSKRSPNNTRPTKTLFVINFDPINTRTRDLERHFDQYGKISNVRIRRNFAFVQYELQEDATKALEGTNGSTLMDRVISVEYALRDDDEKRNGYSPERRGRDRSPDRRDYRGRSASPYGRGRERGSPDYGRGRERGSPDYGRGGDRGSPDYHRGASPQGGNKGDERGSPPNNYDRERREASPGYDRPRSRSPARYERE; this is translated from the exons ATGATGCCTTACTTTTACGATCAGCATTGCACCCTCCTCTGCGTTGCACTCTCCTCCCCCGTCCGATTACAATTTCCCACGCCAATCCAACCATGCCAACCACACGGCCGGCTGGAGACGAGTGGAG GGTTTGCCTTTGTCTACATGGAAGATGAACGTGATGCTGATGAAGCTATCCATAGGCTTGACAGAATTGAATTTGGCAGAAAAGGGAGGAGACTTAGGGTTGAATGGACAAAG GAGGATCGCAGTGGTGGTAGAAGAGGGAACTCAAAGAGATCTCCAAACAATACAAGGCCAACCAAAACTTTGTTTGTGATCAATTTTGATCCAATCAACACAAGGACAAGAGATCTGGAGAGGCACTTCGATCAATATGGCAAGATCTCAAATGTCAGAATCAGAAGGAACTTTGCCTTTGTCCAGTATGAGTTACAGGAAGATGCTACTAAAGCACTGGAGGGTACAAATGGAAG CACTCTTATGGACAGGGTTATCTCTGTGGAATATGCACTTcgtgatgatgatgagaaaagGAATGGATACAGCCCAGAAAGAAGAGGCCGTGATCGATCTCCAGACAGGAGGGACTATCGCGGGCGGTCTGCAAGTCCTTATGGCAGAGGGCGCGAGAGGGGCAGCCCTGACTATGGAAGAGGCAGGGAGAGGGGCAGCCCGGACTATGGCAGGGGTGGTGACAGAGGTAGCCCTGATTATCACCGTGGTGCAAGTCCGCAAGGGGGCAACAAAGGTGATGAGAGGGGCAGCCCCCCTAACAACTACGACCGTGAACGCCGTGAAGCCAGCCCTGGCTATGATAGGCCCCGCAG TCGCTCACCTGCGAGGTACGAGAGAGAATGA
- the LOC127764439 gene encoding ribosomal RNA small subunit methyltransferase, chloroplastic isoform X1, with translation MVALPSLSPPPPRPSPSPATPRRRPPPPPPPHATPSHRVRSRPATVVSAASGVTDGYHSTIRSLNSRGRHVPRKSLGQNYMLNSKVNEELVAAAGVEEGDVVLEIGPGTGSLTAALLDAGATVFAVEKDKHMATLVNDRFGSTEQLKIIEEDITKFNVRSHLLPFLEEKSHHTRKYAKVVSNLPFNVSTEVVKLLLPMGDVFSVMVLLLQDETALRFADASIQTPEYRPINVFVNFYSEPEYKFKVERTNFFPQPKVDGAVISFKLKNSGDYPPVGSHKGFFSMVNSAFNGKRKMLRKSLQHLCSSSEIEAALANIGLPVTVAQSFDKSMNIWCLPNAHGTICWFAGCPLSISPKKFCPHSITTDCRFC, from the exons ATGGTGGCGCTTCCTTCCTtatccccaccgccaccgcgtccttccccgtctccggccacacctcgccgccggccacctccgccgccgccgcctcatgcTACCCCTTCACACCGCGTCCGGAGCCGGCCTGCCACCGTCGTGTCCGCCGCCTCCGGTGTCACCGACGGCTACCACTCCACCATCCGCTCCCTCAACTCCCGCGGCCGCCACGTCCCCCGCAAATCCCTCGGCCAG AACTACATGCTGAACTCGAAGGTGAACGAggagctggtggcggcggcgggggtggaggagggggacgtCGTGCTCGAGATCGGCCCGGGGACTGGGTCTCTTACGGCCGCTCTCCTCGATGCCGGCGCCACCGTCTTCGCCGTAGAGAAG GATAAGCATATGGCCACCCTTGTGAATGATAGGTTTGGATCCACAGAACAATTGAAG ATCATTGAAGAAGATATCACAAAATTTAATGTCCGctcccatcttcttcctttcctGGAGGAAAAATCCCATCACACGAGAAAATATGCCAAG GTGGTGTCAAATTTACCATTCAATGTAAGTACTGAAGTTGTCAAACTTCTTCTCCCAATGGGAGATGTCTTTTCTGTCATGGTGCTTTTGCTTCAG GATGAAACGGCATTGCGCTTTGCAGATGCTTCAATACAAACACCAGAGTACCGACCTATCAATGTGTTTGTGAATTTCTACTCAG AACCAGAATACAAGTTCAAAGTTGAGAGGACAAATTTTTTCCCTCAACCGAAG GTTGATGGTGCTGTTATAAGCTTTAAGCTAAAGAATTCAGGGGATTATCCACCAGTTGGTTCTCACAAAGGTTTCTTTTCAATG GTGAACTCTGCTTTCAATGGGAAGCGCAAGATGCTTCGTAAATCACTCCAGCACCTGTGTTCTTCCTCTGAGATTGAGGCTGCTCTGGCCAACATTGGTCTTCCAGTTACA GTTGCACAATCATTTGACAAAAGCATGAATATTTGGTGCCTTCCTAATGCTCATGGAACTATCTGTTGGTTTGCCGGCTGCCCTCTAAGCATATCGCCTAAGAAATTTTGTCCCCATAGTATCACTACCGACTGCAG GTTCTGTTAG
- the LOC127762870 gene encoding serine/arginine-rich splicing factor RS41-like isoform X2 has translation MRPVFCGNLDYDARQSEIERLFSKYGRVERVDMKSGFAFVYMEDERDADEAIHRLDRIEFGRKGRRLRVEWTKEDRSGGRRGNSKRSPNNTRPTKTLFVINFDPINTRTRDLERHFDQYGKISNVRIRRNFAFVQYELQEDATKALEGTNGSTLMDRVISVEYALRDDDEKRNGYSPERRGRDRSPDRRDYRGRSASPYGRGRERGSPDYGRGRERGSPDYGRGGDRGSPDYHRGASPQGGNKGDERGSPPNNYDRERREASPGYDRPRSRSPARYERE, from the exons ATGAGGCCAGTTTTCTGTGGAAACCTTGACTATGATGCTCGCCAATCTGAGATTGAGCGCCTCTTCAGCAAATATGGACGTGTGGAGCGTGTTGACATGAAGTCGG GGTTTGCCTTTGTCTACATGGAAGATGAACGTGATGCTGATGAAGCTATCCATAGGCTTGACAGAATTGAATTTGGCAGAAAAGGGAGGAGACTTAGGGTTGAATGGACAAAG GAGGATCGCAGTGGTGGTAGAAGAGGGAACTCAAAGAGATCTCCAAACAATACAAGGCCAACCAAAACTTTGTTTGTGATCAATTTTGATCCAATCAACACAAGGACAAGAGATCTGGAGAGGCACTTCGATCAATATGGCAAGATCTCAAATGTCAGAATCAGAAGGAACTTTGCCTTTGTCCAGTATGAGTTACAGGAAGATGCTACTAAAGCACTGGAGGGTACAAATGGAAG CACTCTTATGGACAGGGTTATCTCTGTGGAATATGCACTTcgtgatgatgatgagaaaagGAATGGATACAGCCCAGAAAGAAGAGGCCGTGATCGATCTCCAGACAGGAGGGACTATCGCGGGCGGTCTGCAAGTCCTTATGGCAGAGGGCGCGAGAGGGGCAGCCCTGACTATGGAAGAGGCAGGGAGAGGGGCAGCCCGGACTATGGCAGGGGTGGTGACAGAGGTAGCCCTGATTATCACCGTGGTGCAAGTCCGCAAGGGGGCAACAAAGGTGATGAGAGGGGCAGCCCCCCTAACAACTACGACCGTGAACGCCGTGAAGCCAGCCCTGGCTATGATAGGCCCCGCAG TCGCTCACCTGCGAGGTACGAGAGAGAATGA
- the LOC127762869 gene encoding histone-lysine N-methyltransferase ATXR6-like, which yields MGPATPLRRRTRARPAATRAEGGSGGDGDDDDVRCEACGSGESAAELLLCDGCDRGLHIFCLRPILPRVPAGDWFCPSCASPSPHSKKSHAAKKPKQFPLVQTKIVDFFKIQRGPAAALAAAAESSEGKKRKRKAGGIRLVSKKKRKLLPFNPSDDPARRLRQMASLATALTATGAVFSNELTYVPGMAPRAANRAALESGGMQVLPKEDVETLNLCKRMMARGEWPPLLVVYDPVEGFTVEADRFIKDLTIITEYVGDVDYLTRREHDDGDSMMTLLSAATPSRSLVICPDKRSNIARFINGINNHTPDGRKKQNLKCVRFDVGGECRVLLVANRDISKGERLYYDYNGSEHEYPTHHFV from the exons ATGGGGCCCGCgacgccgctgcgccgccggaCGAGGGCGCGGCCGGCCGCCACCAgggcggagggcggcagcggcggcgacggcgacgacgacgacgttcGCTGCGAGGCGTGCGGGTCCGGGGAGTCGGCGGCGGAGCTGCTGCTGTGCGATGGCTGCGACCGTGGCCTCCACATCTTCTGCCTCCGCCCCATCCTCCCGCGCGTCCCCGCCGGCGACTGGTTCTGCCCCTCctgcgcctcgccgtcgccgcactcCAAGAAATCACACGCGGCCAAGAAGCCCAAGC AGTTCCCGCTGGTCCAGACGAAGATCGTGGATTTCTTCAAGATCCAGaggggcccggcggcggcgctggcggcggcggcggagtcgtcggaggggaagaagaggaagcgGAAGGCGGGTGGCATTCGCTTGGtctccaagaagaagaggaagcttCTCCCCTTCAACCCCAGCGACGACCCGGCGAGGCGCCTCCGCCAGATGGCGTCGCTCGCCACGGCGCtcaccgccaccggcgccgtctTCAGCAACGAGCTCACCTACGTCCCCGGCAtggcgccccgcgccgccaacCGCGCCGCCCTCGAATCCGGCGGAATGCAG GTGCTACCAAAGGAGGACGTCGAGACGCTGAATCTGTGCAAGAGGATGATGGCGAGAGGCGAGTGGCCGCCTCTCCTCGTCGTCTACGACCCCGTCGAGGGGTTCACCGTGGAGGCGGACAGGTTCATCAAGGATCTCACCATCATCACCGAGTAcgtcggcgacgtcgactaCCTGACCCGCCgcgagcacgacgacggcgacagcatGATGACCCTGCTGTCGGCGGCCACGCCGTCGAGGAGCCTCGTCATCTGCCCCGACAAGCGGAGCAACATCGCTCGCTTCATCAATGGCATCAACAACCACACTCC AGATGGCCGGAAGAAGCAGAATCTCAAGTGCGTCCGcttcgacgtcggcggcgagtgCCGGGTGCTCTTGGTGGCGAACAGGGACATCTCCAAGGGGGAGAGGCTGTACTACGATTACAATGGATCGGAGCATGAGTACCCAACCCACCATTTTGTATGA
- the LOC127762870 gene encoding serine/arginine-rich splicing factor RS41-like isoform X3, whose protein sequence is MQGFAFVYMEDERDADEAIHRLDRIEFGRKGRRLRVEWTKEDRSGGRRGNSKRSPNNTRPTKTLFVINFDPINTRTRDLERHFDQYGKISNVRIRRNFAFVQYELQEDATKALEGTNGSTLMDRVISVEYALRDDDEKRNGYSPERRGRDRSPDRRDYRGRSASPYGRGRERGSPDYGRGRERGSPDYGRGGDRGSPDYHRGASPQGGNKGDERGSPPNNYDRERREASPGYDRPRSRSPARYERE, encoded by the exons ATGCAAG GGTTTGCCTTTGTCTACATGGAAGATGAACGTGATGCTGATGAAGCTATCCATAGGCTTGACAGAATTGAATTTGGCAGAAAAGGGAGGAGACTTAGGGTTGAATGGACAAAG GAGGATCGCAGTGGTGGTAGAAGAGGGAACTCAAAGAGATCTCCAAACAATACAAGGCCAACCAAAACTTTGTTTGTGATCAATTTTGATCCAATCAACACAAGGACAAGAGATCTGGAGAGGCACTTCGATCAATATGGCAAGATCTCAAATGTCAGAATCAGAAGGAACTTTGCCTTTGTCCAGTATGAGTTACAGGAAGATGCTACTAAAGCACTGGAGGGTACAAATGGAAG CACTCTTATGGACAGGGTTATCTCTGTGGAATATGCACTTcgtgatgatgatgagaaaagGAATGGATACAGCCCAGAAAGAAGAGGCCGTGATCGATCTCCAGACAGGAGGGACTATCGCGGGCGGTCTGCAAGTCCTTATGGCAGAGGGCGCGAGAGGGGCAGCCCTGACTATGGAAGAGGCAGGGAGAGGGGCAGCCCGGACTATGGCAGGGGTGGTGACAGAGGTAGCCCTGATTATCACCGTGGTGCAAGTCCGCAAGGGGGCAACAAAGGTGATGAGAGGGGCAGCCCCCCTAACAACTACGACCGTGAACGCCGTGAAGCCAGCCCTGGCTATGATAGGCCCCGCAG TCGCTCACCTGCGAGGTACGAGAGAGAATGA